The following is a genomic window from Colletotrichum lupini chromosome 5, complete sequence.
CCCTGAATGACGTTCAGAATAGAAATGTAGCAGCTCTTCTTTCCCGGTTGAGTAGAGACCATGCGGTTCTTGGGCTGCAGTAGTCTCCGCATGACGTCCAATACTGTCGTCTTTCGCACCGTCTTGGCCTGCTCTACCTGATCGCCTGTGAATGGTGTGTATGCCGTCATCAAGAAATGGCAGCGGGGCGTGGGAATCAACGAGGCAAGAATGCTGACCAGATCGTTGTGCATGTAACCTGGGTACCTGAGAGTTGTGGTACTTGCTGACATGACGGTCGATACCTGCGTTGCCCAAGTTAGTCTGTGAGCCTCGAATACGAGAGAATAATTCCCACCAGTTGATTTGTTTGAGCAAACGAGGGCTCCTGAACGTGTAATCTGTCGGCTGCGATGCGTGATAGAGCTCCGTTGTCCAGTACCACTACCGAGTCGGCGTTTTGCGTTAACCTTCTCATGGCGAGAACACTGTTGTAAGGGTGGACGACGACATCGCCTGCGTTTGTTGTATCAGGGAAGACGGAGTATGTTTGGATGATCTTTTTAGGGAACCGGTCGTTGAGCCGCTCGAGGAGGAATGAGCCCAGACCAGAGCCAGTACCTCCCGCGATGGAATGCAGCATCATGAAGCCCTGAGATGGTCAGCGGGGGCCGCACGAATAATACAAAGTTGCACGTACTTCTAGAGAGTCGCTACCATCAGCTTCGCGGTCGATCATCTCCATGATGTCTTCGTAGACCACTTCGCCAGTCTGATAACCGTCACCCCAGTTGTTCGCAGCACCAACTCCATTCTTGCCAACGTAAAAGTTCTCGGGGTTGTAGATGTTTTTGTAGGGGCCACTTTGAATGCCTTGTATGACCTGTAGTTCCTTTAGCAATAGTACAGTGTCTCGCTGGAAATTGTCGACGCACCCTTGGCTCTAGATCGACTAAGATAGCTCGCGGAATGTATCGTGTGTCGTCGCTCTGGTAGTAAAAGACGTCTTTGCGATCGCCACCTTCAGTAGCAAAGTCTTCGAGGTTTCCGTCCTGGTTGATGCCATGCTCCTGACAAAGCTGCTGCCAGAATTGGCTTCCAACTGTATGGCATTAGCTCCATTGCGCACGACTGATGTTCTGTTTGGTGGGGTAAACTGACTGCTGTTGCCGCATTGTCCGGCCTGGACCGTAATGATTTCCCTGTAAGACGAAGTCAAAACAAAGTATGGGCAAGCCAGGAGGGGCTCACGAAACCTACCTTGGCATCTTTGCAGTGTGATGGCGGCTTTGGCGATGTTGGGCTCCAAAATCAGTGACCTTCCGCAAGCTGTGATGTTGGACGCGACGGTGAGAGCTTATCGATAAGAAGATGCGCGAGACGCGCTTTGAGTGCGTTACGTAAGGCAGGGTGCGAAGAGTGAGGTGGTGCTGCACCGAGGTTGCTCGCAAACGGTAAGCAGGTAGTACTATACTACCTACCCTGAGGCGCCAGGATTCTTCCTTTACCACATGTGCCACACATCAAAATTTCAAGCCACATCTTGAGAGATGGGAGACTCAAATGATGGATCTTCAATTCTCCATTCTTTCATTCACAGTGAAACAGCCCACGCGGACTGCCTAGTCAGGGTCAACACGCTCGTTCTTTGTCCCTTGGCCTTATTCCTCCACAATGGGTCTCGGCGGCCTCTCTCTATCCGAAGCGAACAGCGGACTTTTCCTCGGATCCCACGCCCGCACCAAGGGTTGAAGTACCAGGGTGCGGATGATATTTGTTCATGAGTATACCTTTCCATCTCAAGATACGCGGCCCTCTGGCTACTCCGTACATTTGCCAGCCACGCCAGCCTCTTCTCCTTACGTTTGGCAGATAATCAAGCACCGCTGTCCCGACATACCTTGGATGGCCCACGTCTCAGATCTATCCGAACCCCTATTGAACGCCCCCACGGCCCGGACGTGTCATATGCGCGCAACAGGCGTATAATGAAAGCCATCGATCCATAATTGCGGGATTTGCGTCGTCTGTAATTGTGGTCATTTCAACGTCGCACAGTCGATGAAAGTTTGGCTTAGGACGTAATCTGGGCAGAAACGGGCCCCTGTAGGGCTCATGTACACTACTTACATCCAATGTAGGAGCTCAGTCCATTCCCGTCCTTTTCTGCGCCTTAGCTCCCTCCCAAGCATCTCATGATCTCATCACTGGATTGTTCAAAGCGGGAGACAACCACATACTTCGTACAAGTCACATGGAACCGAAACGGCAGAGACGGGCAGAAAATCAGTCCCTATTCCTTGATAAGGTAGTTGTTCAACCGCGGATTCGGTGTCAAATGTCAGTGGAAGCTCCATCTGCTGCACCGCGCCCGAATAGCGCAGGGAGCCACTGAAGACTTGGGCGTGACATCGGACTAAGGTGGCACGCCCCAGAGGGAGCCGCTAGGTGTTCCCCCCTGTTCACCCCCCCTTATTCGCGCCCCTATTGGCGCCCATTGGCTCGGAGCCAAAGAAGCAATTAAGCCTCGCCCTCCACCAACGTTGCAACTTGCTGGGGATTTGCAGGCCGTCACAGGGATCACTGGTCCTGGTCCCTCCCATACCTTACCTTTCACTGCACTCCATCGCCCTCCCTGTCTCCCCCCAAAACTGCGACAGCCCAAGGTTCCTGGTCTCGAGGATCTGAGGTTGTCTGCAGTCTGCCCGCCTATCCGTACGGGAGATACCTGACTTTAGCAGGTCCAAAGATTCAAGGTGCTCGACTGCAACAAAACCGATCTTCCATCAACCCTGCAGGGCTTGCAGAAGCACACCCCCAGCCCAACCTTTTTCTGGGTACTGCTACATTTCATTCTTTGAAAGGTGTTGTTTCTTACCAAACCCATCAGCCGGATTTTGGAGCAGCTGCCGGTGATCGACCACGAGCGCCGTTGTTGTCTCGCTTTAGCTTCTCGCCTTCGAACCTTTCACCGACGGGTGTGTCTGACTGTCTCGACCGCAATTACAAGACGTCCGCCCCCGACCACCCCTCGACTTGATCTTCCAAACGCATCCCGACCCCTTGTTGGGCTGCTGTCTCTCATTTACACTTCGCCGAGAAAGCCATGCTTGAGGTGTTTACACCGATCCACGGCCTACACACCTCAATTTCGCGAGCCGATTTCCTAGAAACCTCGACTAATCCTCAACTCGTTTCCTACCTCTACACCCTCCCGAATCTCCCGTCACAATGACGGACTCGAGACGAGATGATTCGGTCTCACCAATGACAAGAAGCCCTCGCGCGGCATCACCAGCCATCACGAGCCAGCCAGAGTCGCTTGCTCCTCCAGCTCCTCCGCCGAAAGATAACCCTCCGGCTCTTCCTCCAAAGGATCTCCCGACGCCAAAAGACACGCATACCCCGATCGATTCCACGGTGGAAGCACGAGATTACATCAATGGGGGAGCACCTCATGACAGCGTGTCACCCGTTAACGACGGAAGGCGGCCGCAGCTCCCAACCCTCAACTCCACCGATAGCGTACGTCAGACCCCTGGCGGTCTGCCCGTGATGCCCGAAGACGATACATACTCCCCTGAGCCAGCTTCACCGACCGATCGCAGAAGCGTACAATTTGCCAGAACGGACCAGGTCCTGGAAGCCCCCGCAAGCCATTCGCGGCAGCCATCATGGGACGACGGTGGAAAGTCCATCGGCTCTGCCTTCATTTCTAAACTGAAGCAGCTCACCGGCTCTGGCAGCACGCAGACCCTCAAGACGAGCAGCTCCGGTAACCTGAACGAGAACGGCACGCCGCCGTCCATGGGTAGCTCGCCCACCACCGGCCAGTTCAGATCAAGAATACCTCATACACTAGACGAGGATGGTGGCAGCGATGCTGATGCGGATGTTGAGGAGACGGCTGATGAGGGAGCCACATCGGATGCTGTCAAGCCCAAGAAGAAAAGGAGAATGCGCCGCTCAAAAAAGCAACACATGTCTGTCCCGAGTACCCCCAACCTGCGGCATCTACCCGGCCCAGACTCGCCCGTCGGTTACGGCCGGATGGGTCTGCGAAGGCGCTTGAGTATGCCAGACCACCCCGAGCAGCAGCACGGCATGTCGGAAGGTGAAGGACGAGACCAGCTTGCAGGTCCCTCATGGATAAGGTCTCGCAAGAATACCGGAGATGGCACTGAGAGCCCTGGAGGAAGAAGAATGGGGCACGTCCGTCGCATAACTGTCCTTGGTGGAGGCGGGGTATCGGACGGAGACGCGATCACGCCCAAGAGACCTTTTTTCGGCAGCGAACGAGCATCGACTTGGAAATACGTCAAGAACACCTTGAAGCTCCTTAGGCAGAAGAAAGAGGATCGTTTCGATTTCGCAAAGTCGGCAGAACTCATGGCAGAGCTGCGAGCCGGAGCGCCCGCCGTTCTCATGTTGGCCAGCATGATCCAAAGGGATGAGCATGGCAATAAGCGAATCCCTGTCCTTCTCGAACAAGTGCGCTTGCGTATTACTGATAGTCAACCCGAGTCCGACGACGACAGTGAGCGGCATTGGGTCTTCACAATGGACCTCGAGTACGGCAGCGGCCCAAGTCGAATGAAATGGGTCATTATCAGGACTCTGAAAGACATCTACAATCTCCACGTACGATACAAGCTTGCGATGAGCAACGATAAGTACTTGCATGGGCGCGCCGATGTAGGAGCCCGACCCAAAATGCCCAAGTTCCCCTGGGGCGCCTTCCCCTATCTTCGCAGTGCCCGTAATAAGGATGACAGCGAGGACGAAGATGACGCAAGCATTCGGGGCGATGATCTAGGAGAGGTCACCGCTGGCGAAGGGACTGCTGCTGAGGGTACCGCAGGAGAAGGTACAGCAAGCGAGTGGGAAGGCGGTCGAGCTGGCCCTGGAGTTAGGAAGAAGTCACGCCTCGGCATGCTCGGTATGCGTAGGAAGTCGACCGGATTTACTGAGCCCGGGGACTCGGGTGGCGAGAACCAAATCGATCAGGTTCAGGCTCGGAAACGGTACTTTGAGCGTCAAAGAAGGGTCCTTGAAAAGTATCTCCAGGACATGATTCGGTGGTTAATGTTCCGTGCGGACAGTAACCGTCTTTGCAAGTTCTTGGAGTTGTCTGCTCTGGGAGTGCGCCTAGCTGCTGAAGGCAGCTATCATGGCAAAGAGTGCTACTTGCACATCCAATCCTCCAAAGGCATGGATTTCCGTCGAGTCTTGACACCAAAGAAGGTCATTGCTCGCCATAGTCGCAAGTGGTTCCTTGTGCGCTCTAGCTACATCGTCTGTGTCGAATCACCAGAGAAGATGAGCGTCTACGACGTCTACCTCGTGGACTCCAAGTTTCGCATTGTTTCCAAGAAAAGCACATTGAAACAGTTGTCCAAGGGAAAGACCAAGGCCGAGGAAAAGGAGATCGACCTGGCGGAAGAGGGCGATGCTGAGAAGCATCACACACTGACACTGCATACAGCTGAGCGAAAGGTCAAATTGTTTTCAAGAAACCAACACATCATGAAGCAGTTCGAAGACTCAATAGCAGAGATGCTCAAGCAGACTAAGTGGTATGACACCAATCGCTTCGACAGCTTCTCTCCAGTCCGAAATGGCGTATTTGCGCAGTGGCTTGTAGACGGCAGAGATTACATGTGGAACGTATCTCGTGCGATCAGCATGGCCCGAGACGTGATTTACATTCATGATTGGTGGCTCAGTCCCGAGCTTTATATGCGTCGACCAGCCGCTATCAGCCAGAAGTGGCGTTTGGATCGACTCCTGCAGCGAAAGGCCCGAGAGGGTGTCAAAATCTTCATCATTGTGTATCGCAATGTCGAAGCTGCTATTCCGATCGACTCTGAGTACACCAAGTATTCACTCTTGAACCTCCACCCGAACATCTTCGTCCAGCGGTCTCCCAATCAATTCAAGAAGAACCAGTTCTTCTTCGCCCACCATGAAAAGCTGTGTATCGTCGATCACGATGTCGCATTTGTCGGTGGCATCGACTTGTGTTTTGGCCGTTGGGATTGCCCGCAGCATCCGATTACAGACGACAAACCGACGGGTTTCGAGCACAGCGAGCAGCCAAAGGATGCCGAACATTGCCAACTCTTCCCCGGAAAGGACTACTCGAACCCCCGTGTCCAAGATTTCTTCAAACTCGACGAGCCGTACGAGGAGATGTACGACCGAAGCAAGGTTCCCCGAATGCCATGGCACGACATTGCTATGCAGGTCGTTGGTCAGCCAGCCCGAGATTTGACGAGACACTTCGTCCAAAGGTGGAACTATGTCAAGAGAGGCAGGAAGACGACCCGTCCTTTGCCGTTCTTGCTACCGCCTCCTGATGTAAAAATGCACGAGCTCGATGCCCTTGGGCTGACGGGTACTTGCGAAGTTCAGATCTTGAGGTCATCCGCCAACTGGTCTCTGGGCATTGAGCATGTCGAGTGCAGTATCCAGAACGCCTACGTCAAGATGATTGAGGATTCCGACCATTTCGTTTACATCGAGAACCAGTTCTTCATCACGAGCACCGAGGCGTTCAATACAAAGATTGTCAATCGCATCGGTGATGCGCTTGTCGAGCGCATCATCAGAGCTCACGAGAACGATGAGGACTGGAAGGCATGCATTGTCATTCCTCTCATGCCTGGTTTCCAAAACACTGTCGATGAACAGGAAGGCACCAGTGTTCGTCTCATTCTGCAATGCCAATACCGCAGTATCTGCCGCGGTGAAGGCTCGATCTTCGAACGTCTTCGTGCTGCCAACATCGAACCGGAAGAGTACATTCAGTTCTACAGTCTGCGACAGTGGGGCAAAATTGGCCCCAGAAATGCTTTGGTCACTGAGCAGCTTTACATTCATGCCAAATGTATCGTGGTAGATGATCGTGTTGCGCTCATTGGTTCCGCCAACATCAACGAGCGGTCCATGCTTGGAAGTCGTGACTCTGAGCTTGCTGCTGTTGTTCGTGACACCGACATGATTTGGTCAACAATGGCAGGCAGACCTTACCAAGTCGGTCGGTTTGCGCATACCTTGCGACTTCGCCTGATGCGAGAACATCTTGGCCTGGATGTAGACGAGATCTTGGAGGAAGAAAGGCAGGCCGAAATGGACCGCCAAGCCGAGTACGAGGCAGAGATGGATCAGATTTACGACGAGGAAGCAGAGTCACCTCCTGTCGCAGGGCCGAGTGCACCGCAGTCAGCCAGCAAACCGACCAAGCCAGCAATGCCAGGACAGGCTGCAAGCTTTAACCATGATGCCGCAGAGGCGGAAGCGGCAGCCGAGGAAGCGTCCTCAGTGTCCTCTTCAGAGAAGGGCAAGGACCGCGACGATCGCGTAACCGGCAACGAGGCACACGACCTAGAAGTCGCCGGTTTTGGCAAAGACCACTGGAAGGAAGCCGCTCAGCTTGGCCTTGACCGAGGACGAGACTCTGTCATCATTAATGGCCGCGAGGTCCTTGTCAACAATGTGAACTCTGAAGGAAAAGGCACTTTGCAATCGCCGATGCAGCCTCACGAGCGCAAGCTGTCGGCTGATCACCACACGGAAGAGGAGGGCGGAGTTAGCAACGATGCCCTGCCGCCGATCCCAGCTCTCAACAGACGGACCACAGACCAACTCGGCCTCCCTCGCACAGCTGGGCTTCCCACACTACCTGCTGTAGACGATACTGATATTGGCGGACCCCCTGTTCACTTGGACCAGAGCGGCCAGCCGACCAACGGCCCACTGCATCCTCTGGCTGCAGATATCAGGCAAGCGCACATTGATAAGGATTGCATGCGTGACCCCGTCAACTCAACGTTCTTTGACGACATCTGGAACAGGGTCGCTGAGAATAACACGAAACTGTACCGCCGCGTTTTTAGATGCATGCCCGATTCAGAAGTGCTTACCTGGCCCGATTATCGAGAGGCTGTGTCTTACACGGAGAGGTTCAGACAGAGCATGGAGGGCCAAACCAAGACCGATGACGGAGACCCCAACTTGAACCGTCACCAGACACCTGTCAGCGGAGGTGGTGCCGGTATGGGCGCGCCAGGCCCCGGGGCTATTGCGAGCGCTGTAGCGGATAAGACGGAAGAGAAGCTGCACCTCAAGACCAACCACTCGAACCATCCTAGAATTGTCATCCCGGCAGATGATGACCACGACCTCAACGAGAAGAGCGAGCACCCAAGTTCCCGAGGCGGGCTCAACCTCAACATAGACGTGTCGGCATCATCAAAGCGTCCGCAAGATGACCCATCGCCCATTCTTCCTGCTGGAGACGTTCCCTTCCCGGCCTTTGAACCAGGCCCTGCCGCCGACGCCAGCATGTTGGAGCCAGCACGAGAGAAGAGTAGGGAAAGAAGAACAACCTTTTCCCCTCTAGAGAAGCCGCCTTCGAGAGATGTGAGCATTCCAGCTCAACAAGCCCAAGGGTCGGTTAGACGCCGCCGACGGGCCACTACTAAGGGCAGCCGGCGCGGTATGCCGCCCGAAGAGGTGCTTGGGCGGGCCGAAGCAGAGGAACTGCTCAGCATGATTCAGGGGCATGTCGTCAACTTCCCATATGATTGGCTCCTGACTGAAGAACAAAACGGCAACTGGGGATTCCAGGTAGATGGTGTCGCGCCGCTTCAAATCTAGTAAGTCTCCGTCTATCATTCCCGTGCGTAGCCGGTCCAGTGCTAACATCCATTGCAGCAACTAGGTGTTATACACAGTTCAGAACGGTCTCATGGACCTGCTGGACAAAGCCTCTCTATATGGCTGAACCATTACACGATACTTCGATGCACAGGACGGAGTCAGGGAGGAGCATCTTGGCGTCGCGGGTACTTTCACTGTATTGATTCTATTCGTATGGCTTCGGCCCCTGTTTTTACATGTATTGTACACATTGTTAAATTACAGCCTTTATTACACCTTCTCACTTACCCAGATGGCGCCTTTGCAACCCGCCCGGATCACACCGGTGAGCAACCAGTGCGGCTCCGCCTTCTTGGCGTCATGCTCGACAGCGTGGTCCAGGTGCTCCAGTTCTTCATCGCGAATCCGCCGCAGTGTCTTGATGAGATCGGTGAACTCCGGACCGACATCATAGCCTTCAGCTTCCCACTCTGTGACCATCTCGATTAGGGTTCTGATTTGGTTGTTGTAGTGATCGCCAATTTCCGTCTCGACGGCCTCTGTACATGCCATGGCCGCTTCGCGACCCATTACTGCGGTACTCCAGCCCAGCCCAGTTGACATTAGCTGCCACAGAGGATACAGGGCAGTCGGTCGCACGCGATGCTTGTGGATGAGGGCGTTGAATGTATTTAGGTGGCCCTCTTCTTGGTCGTACATATGTGCCATGAGAGGTCGAAGGTGCGGGTGTCGATTGACGATCGGTGGGGTTTGAGCTGTGTAGATTCGGGTGGCAGCCAGTTCTCCGGCTTGATTGACTCGAAGCTGAACAAAGTCAGTATAGTTTCCCCAACTGCATACAATTGCACAACTTACTGCTGAAGACAAGAAATCCCGCTGCTCTTGGGTCAGGGGCTTTCGTCGGGGCGCCGCTGCTGCACCTTTTGCTTCGGCCTGAGCATTGGATGTGCCGGATAGCTGTCTGCGCGAGATGCAAACACCCGGCGCATACGCGTTTTGCGCTCCAATTCTTGCGATGCCACAGCAGGGCCTCAGAACTGATCTTACTGAAGCCATTGTGAGATTTTCCTGTGGATAGACAAGACCCCTAGGGTATTCGGAGCACAAACTCGGCCGAAGACAAATAGAAGATGTCAATGACATCGAACGACTAGACCCTGTGGATGCTGAAGCCTTGGTGAGCGTTGATTGGCTAGCCGTAGGGCAGGTCGGATGGGCATGGGCCGACGCTCCGACTGCTCCACCCCTGTGCAGACGAATGACATAATCTGAGCCAATCAGGCACGCGTTCGCAACGACAATGGCCCAAGGCTGTGAATAGGAGCCAGACTTTCGAGTTCTTCTTCTAACAACCTTACCACACAACCGCCAGCGACTATCTCCTGACCATTCACCTCTCTACACCCAATCGACAAAGGAATTTCATCTTTCTGCGACTCAAAGTTATCGTATTTGTTTTCTTTGCATCGATAGCCAATTGCGTAAACCGATCGATCGGTCTTGAATCACTTGATACACCCGGCGCAGTTGCTCGAAAGAGCTTCCAGCCCCTTAGTCGAATACCCGATCGTAACTCACCATGGCCGACATTGATGATGAGCTTTTGGCTCTCGCCGGAGGCGGAGAGTCCtctgacgaggaagaggaggaggtgaTGTCTGAGGTGGAGAGTAGGGCGCAATCCGCGTCACCACCGCCCAAGGCGGCTGCGAAAAAGTCCGCTGCGAAAAAGGTGAAGAAGCGCGCTGGTGGAGGCGActcagaagaagaaggagaggcGTAAGTTTCTCCCGTTTTGTAGTACACCCAG
Proteins encoded in this region:
- a CDS encoding tubulin/FtsZ family protein → MPREIITVQAGQCGNSIGSQFWQQLCQEHGINQDGNLEDFATEGGDRKDVFYYQSDDTRYIPRAILVDLEPRVIQGIQSGPYKNIYNPENFYVGKNGVGAANNWGDGYQTGEVVYEDIMEMIDREADGSDSLEGFMMLHSIAGGTGSGLGSFLLERLNDRFPKKIIQTYSVFPDTTNAGDVVVHPYNSVLAMRRLTQNADSVVVLDNGALSRIAADRLHVQEPSFAQTNQLVSTVMSASTTTLRYPGYMHNDLVSILASLIPTPRCHFLMTAYTPFTGDQVEQAKTVRKTTVLDVMRRLLQPKNRMVSTQPGKKSCYISILNVIQGEVDPTDVHKSLLRIRERRLATFIPWGPASIQVALTKRSPYIPMAHRVSGLMLANHTSIATLFKRILRQYDGMRKRNAFMEGYKKTAPFAENLDEFDEAREVVSDLIQEYEAAEDSDYLNPDTGDKATSAETDKRMG
- a CDS encoding ubiquinone biosynthesis protein COQ7; protein product: MASVRSVLRPCCGIARIGAQNAYAPGVCISRRQLSGTSNAQAEAKGAAAAPRRKPLTQEQRDFLSSALRVNQAGELAATRIYTAQTPPIVNRHPHLRPLMAHMYDQEEGHLNTFNALIHKHRVRPTALYPLWQLMSTGLGWSTAVMGREAAMACTEAVETEIGDHYNNQIRTLIEMVTEWEAEGYDVGPEFTDLIKTLRRIRDEELEHLDHAVEHDAKKAEPHWLLTGVIRAGCKGAIWGPKPYE